From the Euphorbia lathyris chromosome 6, ddEupLath1.1, whole genome shotgun sequence genome, one window contains:
- the LOC136233841 gene encoding uncharacterized protein: MAPGRSRKSSLRMDQTPTSVSQSKKKSGNLPIPPNEGLQSNLPNSEANVILPLDSEVQLESSTLNSISGNLSSPPNDTTSIASEDNKGDSTKKRGRGVARGFAVKNRMKEGNKIGGVIINEELNLPVGPAEKIFKMEIGILTRMLAPIKVFYWKDMTEEHKIPIMEKLQNEFDIDVKDQHTKMVLDHIMARRFTIYKHRCHCHYKKFSSREEARANPPNDMNSSDWIALCEHFENEKFKTQSMANKENRKKMKVPHTSGSKSYCQRIYELENEKQHNDEDVEETQEGSKDEPIEMKLYFEMHHKKDSTWTHPHAQENYEQMKVIFAQAVNDGNEITGPQILEKVLKSKFGYVRGLGYGVKPKNKASELQSLLHVERA; encoded by the exons ATGGCTCCGGGTCGTTCAAGAAAAAGTTCTTTGAGAATGGACCAAACACCTACAAGTGTCTCACAATCCAaaaagaaatctggaaatttacCAATTCCACCAaatgaag GTTTACAAAGTAATTTGCCCAATTCCGAAGCAAATGTTATTTTGCCACTTGATAGTGAAGTTCAATTGGAGTCATCAACGTTGAAttcaatttctggaaatttgTCAAGTCCACCAAATGACACAACATCAATTGCATCAGAGGATAACAAAG GAGATAGTACCAAAAAAAGAGGGCGTGGTGTTGCTAGAGGTTTTGCAGTGAAAAATAGAATGAAAGAGGGCAACAAAATTGGAGGTGTTATCATAAATGAAGAACTGAATTTACCTGTTGGACCTGCtgaaaaaatattcaaaatggAAATTGGTATCCTCACTCGAATGTTAGCACCAATAAAAGTTTTTTATTGGAAAGATATGACTGAAGAACATAAAATACCAATTATGGAGAAGCTCCAG AATGAATTTGACATAGATGTAAAAGATCAACATACAAAGATGGTACTTGACCATATCATGGCTCGACGTTTCACAATCTATAAACATAGATGTCATTGTCACTACAAAAAATTTTCCTCTCGTGAAGAAGCTCGAGCAAATCCTCCTAATGATATGAATTCAAGTGATTGGATTGCTTTATGTGAGCATTTTGAAAATGAGAAGTTCAAG ACTCAAAGCATGGCAAATAAAGAAAATCGAAAAAAGATGAAAGTTCCGCACACCTCAGGTTCAAAATCTTACTGCCAGCGCATATATGAATTG gaAAATGAGAAACAACACAATGACGAGGATGTGGAAGAAACTCAAGAGGGAAGCAAAGATGAGCCTATTGAAATGAAGCTTTATTTTGAAATGCATCataagaaagatagcacatggACTCATCCTCACGCTCAAGAAAACTAT gAGCAAATGAAAGTTATTTTTGCACAAGCTGTGAATGATGGAAATGAAATTACTGGACCTCAAATTCTTGAAAAAGTTTTGAAATCAAAATTTGGTTATGTTCGTGGACTTGGATATGGCgtaaaaccaaaaaataaagcGTCAGAATTACAATCTCTCTTGCATGTTGAAAGAGCTTAA